ATTGATAACAATGGTCTTCAGTATTCCATCCCTGGTTGTGGGTATAGTAATGGCATTGCTTACCGCGATATTTGCCGGTGAGATGCTCATCATTACTGAACGAAAATTTCGTTTGAAAAGAGTTTGGTATACACTTGAATACCTGGTGAAATTCTTTTGGGAGTTGATCAAGGCAAATTTCCACGTTGCATACATTGTTATTCATCCTCTTCTTCCGATTAAGCCAGGTATTGTAAAGGTGAAAACAAAGTTAAAAAGAGACTCTGCACTCACCATGCTTGCCAACTCGATTACCTTAACTCCCGGAACACTAACGGTAGATATCGATGTTGATGATCAGGTTCTGTATGTTCATTGGATCGATGTCAAATCTACCGATATAGAGCAGACGACAAAAGATGTGGGTGGTCGTTTTGAAAAACTACTCGAGGAGATATTTGAATGAGAGTTTTTAGATGGTTTATCGGTTTACTTATAATAGGTGCATTCTTTGTTATAAATTTTGTAGTATTTCCAGAGATTCCCTTTAACTATAAGCTGATCAATGTACTTCTTTTCTGTTCGCTGTTCATACTAATCCGTGTGGTGAAAGGACCGTCGGTGGCAGACCGTATCGTAGCGATTGATATTCTGGGTATTTTGATCATTGGAATCTGTGCGATCCTGGCAATTGCCCTTGAGCGTTCATATTTTATAGACATCGGTATTGCATGGGGTCTTCAAAGCTTTATTGGAGCCATGGCTCTTGCAAAGTTCTTAGAAGGGAGGTCCCTCGATGCATGATCTTGCAATCAATCAGATAATTGGTTATATTATTATTTGCGGTGGTATTTTGTTCGATCTTTTTGGGGTACTGGGTCTGGTTCGTCTTCCTGATGTGTATAACAGGCTTCAGGCTGCAACGAAAAGCGTTACCTTCGGCTCTGCTGGAATTCTTATTGGTGTATTGGTATATTCAGGATTTACTGCAATGGGATTTAAAGCGCTTCTCTGTGCAATCTTTATACTTCTTACATCGCCTGTTTCTGCCCATGCTATTGCCAAAGCAGCTCATAAAGCAGGGATCAAAATGACTGATAAGACAATCATCGACCTGTATCGTCAGGATAAAGACAAGAATGAGGAACAGAAATGATTATTCCAAAACTTCGAGAATTAGGCGAAGCAATCGTCTCACTTTTTTCTAAACCAATCACAAGCAAATATCCTTTTACAAAAAAACCCTATGAACCCGTTAAGCAGTTCAAAGGTAATCCAATATATAATGAAGATGAATGCGTTGGATGCGGAGCTTGCGCCCAGGTATGCCCTGCCGGTGCAATCAAAATGATCGACGAACCTGAAGAAGGCAAACGCATTATGCAGGTGAGTTATACGAATTGTATTCGATGTGGGCAATGTGAAGAACACTGTATTACTAAAAAGGGAATAAAGCTCTCTAATGAATATATAACAGCTACTTTCAGTCCTGCGTGGGAAGCCGATATGATGAGTATTGAGAAGAAACTCATTGTCTGCCCGATCTGTGGAACAAAAATCGCAACTGAAGATCACATGAACTGGCTTATTGAAAAGATGGGTCCAAAAGCGTATGGAAATCCAA
This region of Candidatus Cloacimonadota bacterium genomic DNA includes:
- a CDS encoding 4Fe-4S binding protein translates to MIIPKLRELGEAIVSLFSKPITSKYPFTKKPYEPVKQFKGNPIYNEDECVGCGACAQVCPAGAIKMIDEPEEGKRIMQVSYTNCIRCGQCEEHCITKKGIKLSNEYITATFSPAWEADMMSIEKKLIVCPICGTKIATEDHMNWLIEKMGPKAYGNPNLLAFIQLRYQDLPEAHIKKDKIRREDYYKLMCPRCRHQVVVEDAF
- a CDS encoding Na+/H+ antiporter subunit G, which translates into the protein MHDLAINQIIGYIIICGGILFDLFGVLGLVRLPDVYNRLQAATKSVTFGSAGILIGVLVYSGFTAMGFKALLCAIFILLTSPVSAHAIAKAAHKAGIKMTDKTIIDLYRQDKDKNEEQK
- a CDS encoding multiple resistance and pH regulation protein F, with product MRVFRWFIGLLIIGAFFVINFVVFPEIPFNYKLINVLLFCSLFILIRVVKGPSVADRIVAIDILGILIIGICAILAIALERSYFIDIGIAWGLQSFIGAMALAKFLEGRSLDA
- a CDS encoding Na+/H+ antiporter subunit E; this encodes MKVETKSRIVVFILSILVWILITMVFSIPSLVVGIVMALLTAIFAGEMLIITERKFRLKRVWYTLEYLVKFFWELIKANFHVAYIVIHPLLPIKPGIVKVKTKLKRDSALTMLANSITLTPGTLTVDIDVDDQVLYVHWIDVKSTDIEQTTKDVGGRFEKLLEEIFE